Sequence from the Candidatus Omnitrophota bacterium genome:
CGATAGATATTTTCGGAGCCAGGCTGGGTGCTTTTTCAAGGGAAGATAATCTCACGACCGAAGATTTCGAAATGCTCGTAGTAGCTAATAGATAACTGATCAAAAAGAATTACTATGAACCGCGTTCCCGGGGAGGCTGGACAAATCGGACTTTTCAAGCGGATGCGAAGCATGATATATTCGCCATTAGTGATCGGGCAGCCTCGGGAAAGGCTTTCCCCGAAACGATTCAAGGATAAATATGGATAAACAGTTGAAAAGAGGTCTTAATCTTCTGGATGTATTCTGTGTCGCCACGGGAGCGATGTTCAGTTCAGGTCTGTTCATTCTTCCGGGACTTGCTTATGTACAGGCCGGTCCGGCTGTTGTGCTTTCATATGTTCTGGCAGGACTCTTGACCCTTCCCGCGCTTTTGAGTGTAGCTGAGCTTACAACCGCCATGCCCAAGGCGGCGGGGGATTATTTCTATATAATGAGAGGGTTCGGACCGCTTTTCGGCACCCTGGCAGGATTCAGTTCCTGGTTCTCGCTCAGCCTGAAAGGGGCCTTTGCTCTGATAGGCATGGGAGCGTATCTTTCCATAATCACGGATATTCCCTTGAACGTCATAGCCGTGGCATGCTGCCTCTTTTTTGTGTTCCTGAACCTGATCGGTGTTAAGATCGCCAGCAGGTTCCAGATATTTCTGGTGGCGGGACTGATCACAATATTAACAGTATATTTTTTCTGGGGCTTAAGCGCTGTCAATCTCGATCATTTCACGCCATTTTTCTCAGAGGGGATGGGGAAAATGTTCGCCACGGCGGGCTTTGTTTTTATATCATACGGGGGTCTCACGAAGATCGCGGCTCTGGCCGAGGAGACAGAACAGCCCGGGAGGATCCTGCCTTTGGGAATGATACTGTCCATAATAGTGACAACTGTTATGTTCGCGGCGGTCATCTTCATTACAGTGGGGGTCCTCGATCTTGAGATGCTCAAGCACGACCTTACGCCCGTTTCAGACGGGGCGGGTGTTTTCGGTGGAGAGCTTTTGAAGATAATAGTCAGTGTCGGGGCCTTCCTGGCTTTCATATCAACAGCCAACGCGGGGATCATGACAGCTTCGAGATATCCACTCGGCATGAGCCGGGATAAGCTCCTGCCCAAGTGGTTCAACAAGGTAAGCCCCCGGTTCAAGACGCCTTATGTATCTATTCTTGTAACCGGCCTATTCATGGTCGCCAGTATTTTGCTGCTGCGTCTTGAAGTTCTTGTCAAGATCGCCTCCAGTCTTCTGATAGTGCTCTTTATCTTCGCAAATCTTACGGTGATCATGTTCAGAAAGAGCAGGATCACCAGCTACCGGCCTAAATTCCGCTCACCGATGTATCCATATATACAGATCTTCGGGGTAATGAGCGGTGTTTTTATTCTGGTGGAGATGGGGACCTTTATAATATTCCTCACGATCGGGTTCCTCGCTCTTGGCTATCTCTGGTACAGGATATACGCCAGAAAGCGTTCAAGCCAGGACTCGGCTCTCATGCATGTATTGGAG
This genomic interval carries:
- a CDS encoding amino acid permease translates to MDKQLKRGLNLLDVFCVATGAMFSSGLFILPGLAYVQAGPAVVLSYVLAGLLTLPALLSVAELTTAMPKAAGDYFYIMRGFGPLFGTLAGFSSWFSLSLKGAFALIGMGAYLSIITDIPLNVIAVACCLFFVFLNLIGVKIASRFQIFLVAGLITILTVYFFWGLSAVNLDHFTPFFSEGMGKMFATAGFVFISYGGLTKIAALAEETEQPGRILPLGMILSIIVTTVMFAAVIFITVGVLDLEMLKHDLTPVSDGAGVFGGELLKIIVSVGAFLAFISTANAGIMTASRYPLGMSRDKLLPKWFNKVSPRFKTPYVSILVTGLFMVASILLLRLEVLVKIASSLLIVLFIFANLTVIMFRKSRITSYRPKFRSPMYPYIQIFGVMSGVFILVEMGTFIIFLTIGFLALGYLWYRIYARKRSSQDSALMHVLEKLVSKDEELASENLLTELRDIVMKRDDLEKDRFHDLIEKARVLDITEIMRAEDFFRKVSGLIGEQAGLDPDFLFDKFLKREKESSTVLRKGLAMPHVFVEKKEFFSVLLARAKKGVVFPNDEVAHVIFVLASSSDERQLHLRVLAAFAQVAQDPEFDKKWLEAGNEDALREVVLLAERDRGPKS